The genomic DNA TGTCCGGCCCAGCCCCTGGAGCAGGGCCGGGTTGGCGTAGATCCAGCGCAGGGAGTCGTCCTTGACGAAGATCGGCGCCTGGACGGCGTCCAGGACGGATGCGAGAATGCGCGGCAAGACCTCGTCCGAGGACGGGGCGGGTTTCTCCGGCGCCGGTTTCCTGGGCATGAGGCCTCCCTTGTCGACGGACTCCCTCTTAACGCCGGGAACGCTCTCGGGCAATGAGAAAGACTCGCCGCCGGCGGCCGGTTCGGCTGGACAGAGTTTCTTCCGTGGTTTATATGAAAATCGGGGGATTCCACTGCGGTTGTCCGGACCGGGGGCTCGGAGGCGAGGGCATGATCAGGAAGATTTCGGTTGCCGATCTGCGTCCCGGCATGTGCGTGGCCGAGATGGACGCCACGGTCTGGCGGCACATGCCGTTCCTCTACACCCGTCCAGGCTACGTGCGGGCCGAGGATCTGGAGCGCATCCGCGCCGAGGGCTACCTCGAGACCTTCATCGACACCTCCAAGGATCTGGGCGCCGAGGAGGAGACGCTTTCCGAAGAGGAGCGCCTGGATCTCCTGGTGGGCGGAGGCGAGCCCAAGGAACGCTCCCAGTCCTCCATGCGTGTGCCCATGCCCGACGAACTGCCCCGGGCCCACCGCAAGTATCGGGCGATCCTGGCCAGCGCCCGGCGCATCAGCGAACGCCTGCTGGCCCGGATGCCGTTGCGCGCGGCCGAGGCCGAGGACGCCGTGGAGGAGGTCATCGACTCCGTGGCCCGCAACCCCTCGGCCCTGCTCTGCCTCTCCAAGCTGCACAAGTACGACCGTTACACCTACACCCACGGGGCCAACGTCTGCGCCCTGGCGGTGATCTTCGGTTCCTTCCTCGGCCTGGCCCGGGACCGGCTCCTGGATTTGGGCCTGGCCGGGCTCCTGCACGACGCGGGCATGATCGTGGTGCCCACCGAGGTGCTCACCCGGCGCGGTCCCCTGACCCGGGACGAGATGGACCTCATGCGCACCCACCCGGCCCACGGCAGGCGCATCCTCGCCGAGTCCGGCGCCTTCTCCCAGGTGGTGCTGCGGGCCGTGGCCGAACACCACGAGCAGTACAACGGCCTAGGCTATCCCCAGGGCCTGCGCGCGGACCAGATCAGTCTGCACGGCCGCGTCCTGGGGCTCTGCGACATGTTCGACGCCCTGACCAGCGACCGCTCCCACGCCAAGGCCGCCGTGCCCTCCAAGGCCCTTTCCCTGATCTACGGGATGCGCGGGCAGAACTTCGTGCCCCGCGAGGCCGAGCTGTTCATCAAGTGCCTGGGCATCTACCCGCCGGGCAGCCTGGTGCGTCTTTCCAGCGGCGATCTGGCCGTGGTCTATGAAACCAACCCGAATTTCCCGCTGCTGCCAGCCGTGAACGTGATTCTCGACCGCCGCCTGCGGCCCCGTCCGCCCCGGGTGGTGGACCTGGCGGCCCACGCCCGCGACGACTCCGGCAGGCCCCGCCTGCGCATCGTGGAGTGCCTCAACCCGCTGAACTACATGTTCGATCTTCGTCGGCTTCTGGGCGTGGACCTGGCCCTGAACTAGCGGGCCGGTGAAAAATCCGCCCCGGCGTCGTCGCCGCGAAAACCCCGGACCCTCGCGTGGGTTCGGCCACGCGTCGGGCCCGCTCTTTTCTCGCGCCGTCGCCGTCCCCTTCCGGCTCCGCGCCCGTCTCCCGATGAAAAAGGCCCGCCCCATGCGGGAGCGGGCCCTGTCGCCGTTTCTCGTCGCCTAGTCCTCGGGCCGCTGCGGGGTCACGCCCCAGATGTCGCGGGCGTATTCCATGACCGCCCGGTCCGAGGAGAACCGCCCCATGCCCGCCGTGTTGCGGATGCTCATGGCCGTCCAGCGGTCCTTGCGCAGGAAGGCCCGGGCCGCGCGCTCCTGGCAGTCGGCGTAGGAGCGGAAGTCGGCCAGCACCAGAAACGGATCGCCCTGGCGCAGGAGCCCGTCCACCAGGGGCCGGAAGAGGTCCGGCTCCAGGGGCGAGAAGTGGCCTCCGGCGATCATGTCGATGGCCCGCTTCAGCTCCGGGTCGCGGGAATAGAGCTCCCAGGGGTTGTGTCCCCGGGCCTTGACCTCGGAGACCTCCACGGCGTCGAGCCCGAAATGAAAGAAGTTCTCCGGGCCCACGGCCTCGCGGATCTCCACGTTGGCCCCGTCCAGGGTGCCCACGGTGAGCGCGCCGTTGAGGGCGAACTTCATGTTGCTCGTGCCCGAGGCCTCGGTGCCCGCCAGGCTGATCTGCTCCGAGATGTCCGCGCCCGGGATGATCCGTTCGGCCGTGGAGACGCAGTAGTTGGGTAGGAAGACCACCTTGAGCAGTTCCTGGGCCGCGGGTTCGGCGTTCACCCGTTCGGCCACGGAGTTGATGAGCTTGATGATCAGCTTGGCCACGCGGTAGCCGGGCGCGGCCTTGCCGCCGAAGATGTGCGCCCGGGGCACGTTCGGCCCCGGCACGCCGTCGCGCAGGCGGTTGAGCAGCACGACCACGTGCAGGATGTTCAGGAACTGCCGCTTGTATTCGTGGATGCGCTTGACCTGCACGTCGAACAGCCCGTCCCAGTCCAGGCGCGCGCCGACCTTGTGCAGCACGTAGTCGGCCAGGCGCTTCTTGTTGCGCCGCCGGACGTCTTCCCATCGTTCGCGGAAGGCCGCGTCGGCGGCCAGGGGGGCCAGCCGCTCCAGCCGGTCCAGGTCGGTGAGGAAGTCCGGCCCCAGGGTCTCGGCCAGCAGGCCCGAAAGTCCGGGATTGCAGAGCCGCAGCCAGCGCCTGGGGGTCACGCCGTTGGTCTTGTTCTGGAAAAGCCCGGGGTCCAGGTCCGAGAAGTCGCGGAAGACCTGGTTGCGGATGATGTCCGAGTGCAGGACCGAGACGCCGTTGACCGCGTGCGAGCCCACGATGGCCAGGTGGGCCATGCGCACCCGGCGGTTCCGGCCCTCCTCGATGAGCGACATGCGCCGCAGCCGCCCCTCGTCGCCGGGGGAGTGCGCGGCCACCTCCTCCAGGAAGCGGTGGTTGATCTCGTAGATGATCTGCATGTGCCGGGGCAGGACGCGGGTGAGCAGATCCACGGGCCAGCGCTCCAGGGCCTCGGGCATGACCGTGTGGTTGGTGTAGGCGAAGGTCTTGCGGGTGATCTCCCAGGCCTGATCCCAGTCCATGAGTTCCTGGTCCAGGAGCAGGCGCATCAGCTCGGGGATGGCGATGGCCGGGTGGGTGTCGTTGAGCTGCACGGCCACGTAGCGGTGCAGGTTCTCCATGCTGGGATGGTCCTTGCGGTGGCGGCGCATGATGTCCTGGAAGGTGGCCGAGACGAAGAAGTACTGCTGCTTGAGCCGCAGTTCCTGGTTTTCGGCCACGGCGTCGCTGGGGTAGAGGACCTTGGAGATGTTCTCGCTGCTGGTCTTGTGTTCGATGGCCTTGATGTATTCGCCGTTGTTGAAGAAATCCAGGTCGAACTCGCGGCTGGACTTGGCCGCCCAGAGGCGCATGTTGATGACGTTGCCGTTTTGGTAGCCGGGCACGAGCATGTCGCAGGCCATGGCCATGACGTGTTCGCCGGAGACCCACTGGTGGCGCAGGCGGTTGTGCGAGTCGTAGTAGGTGCGCACCTCGCCGAAGAACTCCACGGGATAGAGATGCTGGGGCCGCTCGAACTCCCAGGGGTTGCCGAAGCGCAGCCAGTTGTCGGGCCGCTCCAGCTGCCAGCCGTCCTGGATGAGCTGGTAGAAGATGCCGTAGTCGTAGCGGATGCCGTAGCCGTATGCCGGGATGCCCATGGTGGCCATGGAATCGAGGTAGCAGGACGCCAGGCGCCCCAGGCCGCCGTTGCCCAGGCCCGCGTCCCACTCCAGTTCCACGATGTCCTCCGGGTTGACGCCGAACTCCTCCAGGGTCCGGACGCACTCCCGCTCCAGCCCCAGGCAGAGGATGTTGTTCCAGAGCGAGCGGCCGGGCAGGAACTCCAGGGAGAGGTAGTACACGCGTTTGGCCCCGCGCAGGTAGTAGGCCCGCTGGGTCTTGATCCAGCGTTCGGCCATGCGCTCCCGCACGGTGTAGGCCAGGGCCTTGAAATAGTCGTGTTTCGAGGCCAGGGCCGCGTCGTTGCCGAGGAAGGAAAGGATGTGGCGTTCGATGTCGGCCTTGAGCGGCGCGGCCCGCTTTCCGCCGACGGCCTTTTCGGACGACGGCGTCCTGGTCCTGGGGCGCTTGGCTGGCATGGCGGCCTCCTGGGTTCTGGGTTCCTCTTATTTCAATCCTTCATTTCCGCCGCGAAGGCAACGTCGAAAAAAATCACGCCCGAACGGGGACTCCGCCCGTTCCCCAACCGTCACCGTTCCGCAACGCTTCCGCCACACGGGTTTGCTAGATTGAGGCGAACAACCGAGGCAGGCCATGACCGCCACATCGCTTCCTTGGCGCCGGACCCTCGGCGCCCTGCTGCGCGGCCGGGTTCCCGGCCAGCTGGTCATCCAGTACACCGACCACTGCAACGCCCTCTGCGCCCAGTGCGGCATGAACGCCCGCTCGGGCATTCCGCGCTCCGTGCTCGGCGCGGACAGGGCCGCGGCTCTGGTGGACGCGGCCGCCGAGAAGGGTTTCCTGGCCCTCTCCTTCACCGGGGGCGAACCCCTCCTGCACCTGGGCGAGATCGCCGAGCTGTCGCGACGGGCCCGGGCCAAGGGCATCCCCCTGGTGCGCACCGGCACCAACGGCTTCCTTTTCCGGGGCCATGAGAAGCCGGACTTTCCCGACCGCATGCGCCGCCTGGCCGAGACCGTGGCCGAGTCCGGGCTGAACAACTTCTGGATCAGCCTGGATTCCGCCGACCCGGCCGTGCATGAGCGCAACCGGGGCCTGCCCGGCATGGTCCGGGGTGTGGAGAAGGCCTTGCCCGTGTTCCGCGAATTCGGGCTCTACCCGGCGGCCAACCTGGGCGTGAACCGCCTCGTCGGCGGCGGGACGCCTCCGCCCCCGGCGGCCGAGGACCCGGACGGCTTTCGCGAACACTTCCTGGCCGCCTTCCTGCGCTTCTACTCCTTCGCCGAATCCCTGGGCTTCACCACGGTGAACGCCTGCTATCCCATGAGCCTGCCCGAGGACCGCGCCCGGGAGCAGGCCGTGTACGCGGCCACCTCGGCCGACGACATGGTCCGCTTCAGCGGCCTGGAGCGGCCTCTGCTCTACCGGGCCCTGCTGGCGGCCGTGGAGTCCTTCCGCCACCGCCTGCGCGTGTTCACCCCGCGCAGCGCGCTGCTCAGCCTCATCCGCGAGCACGAGGGCGGCGAGGCGGCCTTCCCCTGCCGGGGCGGGGTGGACTTCTTCTTCGTCCAGGCCGGCGGCCTCACGGCCTTCCCCTGCGGCTATCGGGGCGGCGAGCCCCTGGGGCCGTTCCCGGACCTGGACGTGTCCCGGCTTTCGCGCCGGGCCTCCTGCTCGGCCTGCGACTGGGAGTGC from Desulfovibrio aminophilus DSM 12254 includes the following:
- a CDS encoding glycogen/starch/alpha-glucan phosphorylase — encoded protein: MPAKRPRTRTPSSEKAVGGKRAAPLKADIERHILSFLGNDAALASKHDYFKALAYTVRERMAERWIKTQRAYYLRGAKRVYYLSLEFLPGRSLWNNILCLGLERECVRTLEEFGVNPEDIVELEWDAGLGNGGLGRLASCYLDSMATMGIPAYGYGIRYDYGIFYQLIQDGWQLERPDNWLRFGNPWEFERPQHLYPVEFFGEVRTYYDSHNRLRHQWVSGEHVMAMACDMLVPGYQNGNVINMRLWAAKSSREFDLDFFNNGEYIKAIEHKTSSENISKVLYPSDAVAENQELRLKQQYFFVSATFQDIMRRHRKDHPSMENLHRYVAVQLNDTHPAIAIPELMRLLLDQELMDWDQAWEITRKTFAYTNHTVMPEALERWPVDLLTRVLPRHMQIIYEINHRFLEEVAAHSPGDEGRLRRMSLIEEGRNRRVRMAHLAIVGSHAVNGVSVLHSDIIRNQVFRDFSDLDPGLFQNKTNGVTPRRWLRLCNPGLSGLLAETLGPDFLTDLDRLERLAPLAADAAFRERWEDVRRRNKKRLADYVLHKVGARLDWDGLFDVQVKRIHEYKRQFLNILHVVVLLNRLRDGVPGPNVPRAHIFGGKAAPGYRVAKLIIKLINSVAERVNAEPAAQELLKVVFLPNYCVSTAERIIPGADISEQISLAGTEASGTSNMKFALNGALTVGTLDGANVEIREAVGPENFFHFGLDAVEVSEVKARGHNPWELYSRDPELKRAIDMIAGGHFSPLEPDLFRPLVDGLLRQGDPFLVLADFRSYADCQERAARAFLRKDRWTAMSIRNTAGMGRFSSDRAVMEYARDIWGVTPQRPED
- a CDS encoding HD-GYP domain-containing protein, with protein sequence MIRKISVADLRPGMCVAEMDATVWRHMPFLYTRPGYVRAEDLERIRAEGYLETFIDTSKDLGAEEETLSEEERLDLLVGGGEPKERSQSSMRVPMPDELPRAHRKYRAILASARRISERLLARMPLRAAEAEDAVEEVIDSVARNPSALLCLSKLHKYDRYTYTHGANVCALAVIFGSFLGLARDRLLDLGLAGLLHDAGMIVVPTEVLTRRGPLTRDEMDLMRTHPAHGRRILAESGAFSQVVLRAVAEHHEQYNGLGYPQGLRADQISLHGRVLGLCDMFDALTSDRSHAKAAVPSKALSLIYGMRGQNFVPREAELFIKCLGIYPPGSLVRLSSGDLAVVYETNPNFPLLPAVNVILDRRLRPRPPRVVDLAAHARDDSGRPRLRIVECLNPLNYMFDLRRLLGVDLALN
- a CDS encoding radical SAM protein; the encoded protein is MTATSLPWRRTLGALLRGRVPGQLVIQYTDHCNALCAQCGMNARSGIPRSVLGADRAAALVDAAAEKGFLALSFTGGEPLLHLGEIAELSRRARAKGIPLVRTGTNGFLFRGHEKPDFPDRMRRLAETVAESGLNNFWISLDSADPAVHERNRGLPGMVRGVEKALPVFREFGLYPAANLGVNRLVGGGTPPPPAAEDPDGFREHFLAAFLRFYSFAESLGFTTVNACYPMSLPEDRAREQAVYAATSADDMVRFSGLERPLLYRALLAAVESFRHRLRVFTPRSALLSLIREHEGGEAAFPCRGGVDFFFVQAGGLTAFPCGYRGGEPLGPFPDLDVSRLSRRASCSACDWECFRDPSLLAGPLLELAMRPLAGVWRLLRDRELARAWLDDLRYSRACDNFSLRSAPDAWHMARFARRASTESGLTPIPAA